tttttttttaacctggaaaGCCGCTGATGTATATCGAAATTGTTCAGCAGAATTGCACCAACATTTTTCTACTTATTGCTAAATACATCTACGAATGCAAAACGATGAAATGTCATATTTCCAGTCTGCTCGGCGTTCAACGTTTCTTTCCCTCCACAGATGTGTTTCACTGGTCCTGTCTCAATAACTTAGCGTCTCGGCTGCCGCTCCACACGGCTCCAGCGGGATACCAGTGTCCCACCTGTCAGGGTCCAGTGTTTTCCCCCCTCTAACCTCGCCAGCCCGATCGCTGATGTGCTGAAAGAGCAGCTGTCGTCAGTGAACTGGGCCAGAGCAGGTTTTGGGGCTGCCGCTGGTAAGAAACATTTGTTTGGTGATCTCATAACCATTAGACAGTCTTTTAATATTAACTTTGTCAGCAaatctttcatttaattttaatcctATGTCAAATGttctgttagtttttttttgttatatttagtCTATAGTCTTATTTTAGTCAAAAACAGTaactgttttggttttagtCAATGAAAACtgatctgaatgaaaatgacatgaaatttaaacttgtcttttttttttagttatcaAGATTATATTAAACATTACAGTCTAGCTGAGCCAAAACCAATAATTTTGTCGCTTAAGTCAAACTTATTTCACATAGGATTTTATGGTTTCATTATATGTTGAAGGAGCAGGACTGCAGCTTTGCAGAATTTGATCAATCAATTTAATACATCCAGACACGGAGCATGTTCTTATTTGCGTATTTATTTTAAGCTGAAGTGGTTTGCAGCTGGCTTTGGGCCCAATACtctataaaattatatatagtAGAAAAAATAGGCCCAAATATCACCACATATTTTCTCTCAATTATGTGCTGCTGGTGGCGTTCTGATAGCGTGcgcagcacaggaaaaagaaaaaaaaaacagtttagaaTATTTTgtctactcttttttttgtcagcaaaaataaaaagatttcagtcatttttttttttgttttttttaactattattttGCCATGTCTTTGCATGTTGATATTGTCACAGTTGGTGATTCATGATGTTGGTGCCATCATGTCATCTGTCTATTATTCATGGAAAAACTGTAATTAATAACCATtaggtcatgtttttttattaaaagaatgAACACTGCTGACAATAAATTAAGTGAGAGGAAAACGCACATTTTCTGGTTGCATTTAAAGAATAAATCTTACAGATGTGACGCTCTGAGATTTAATGAAGATGTCATCTTTGACAGATTGAAGAGCCCATTGGGGTTCTTGAGGAGACCTCAGCGAACGATGTCACCGATTATACTGACTGGTCAACGTTTGATGGTGAGtcttaatatttactttttagtCGGTTAAGACATATGTGCGTTTTTAAGTGGACAAATCGTAAATTAAAGGACACACTGTGCACATAAAtactcacaaacacagaacactTACACACCgtttatgtgtctgtttttatatttgtatttagtgttgtattattgcttttttaaatgtcctgtcTTTTtactgctataaaaataaactttattgttattatgattattattattattatcatttacaaaatgtaattgaAGTGGTTTaatcaaactcttttttttctctttgcacagcacaagaaaagtaacatTTACCCCGGCCACTCTTACAGCACCAGCCTCAGCGCCGCGCCAAACTCTGTCTCGCCTCCAGCGCAGGACGACCTCGGAGGTCCTCGCAAAAATGGAGATCCAAACATGCAGGAGCACGCTGTGGTCAACTTTAATAACACTACAGCCTGTGACACGATCACACTACACGCAGGTAAAACCCTCTGAATCTGCTCCCTGAccgcttttaaccctttgaaaactggatcaacatcacttttcttgttacTATTTTAAATACCGTTTGTAAGCAATTGAAAATTTGTAACAGGAgtaaattgttttcatttatatcaaaagcatgtttaaaaaaaggcaatcagtgACTGTCCAACAATGTCCaacaaatgcaagaaaatgacctaaaatgagCTTATAGACAGAGAAATAGcgaattttaaaattttatttattttatttatttaaaacattattaaaattaaaatgtcccGATAACTATACAGAAAACgtaattattatgtttatataataagaaattattatatatatatatatttagaaatatgtAACAGAAAGTGACTTTGGGCCATATCTCGTTAAGTTCGgccattttttgataattgtttaTTGCGttatgtttgaaagaaaattttaaatccATCCTTAAATACTCTGAAACATTCAAATCTTTTTGTCGGTCAtatttgtgtgcacatgctgAACATTTAACAGACTATGTTGACAGATTAAGAAACtaatttgttgtcattttccaGCATCGTCACCCAGAAAGATCTACGACACGCGGGACGTCGGTCACAGCTCTGTCACACAGATCGACTTTGACGATGACAAGTACCGGCGACGGCCAACGTTAAGTTGGTTTGCTCAGATTATCAAGTTAGTGTTTTAATCTGCTGTCGACCCAGAGCTCTCTTTTATTgtctcaagaaaaaaatcaccacaaatgtcatttttattaatttttaaaaaatcttttttcagaAATCGTACAGGTGGAAAGCGGACGTCTCTGTCCTGGAAGCAGCGCGTCTTCATGCTTCTTCTGGTTGGAGTTTTGGGATTCTTTACGTTGATAATCATCATGGCTAAACTTGGGCGTGCGTCCGCCGGCTCAGACCCAAATTTAGATCCTCTTCTTAACCCCAACATCCGTGTGGGGAAAAACTGATAACAAGCATTGATTCCTTTTCTTCCTTCTGTGTTACACAATTTAAGCCCGTGTAGAACGAGCCGAAACGGGACTTTTAATACGCGGTGAGCCCGACAGAGGGCGCCGTTCACAAGGCTTTgagtggaggagagaaagagacgctGCACCTCTGTAGAGTGGAGGTCATCTCAGGCGGTAGGAACATGCCCGGGCCCCTTCAGACCATAAAACACATCTCACAGCATTCAGACACTTTCCAAAGGTGACCACGGCCCGGTGCATGCAGACGAAGGATCCGGTTATTTAAAGATGAAGAGGGtaaaaatttatatttacaattccAGCTAACATTTATCAGTGATCTTTGTacgttaattttttttaaaagttcagtAGGATCCAAATAAACACCGCTGATGTTGAAACAACATCTTTAGCTGGCAGAAACGTAAAATAACGTCGTCATGGTTACAAACTGATTCCGCTCGCTGGTTTGATTCCCACACTTAATTAACACATAACTATTTATGGGTGTCTGCATTACTTCTGAAATTGAGTGCTTTTAGATTTGCAATACATAACTGTATGTacattttcttgatgtttttttttgactgtctaTTAAATGGGAATACTGCAGAACTTTGTTATTATAATGGTTTTTAACGTCCATGAATCGAtaaatctgctgctgtgtttcaaCTAAATATAGGGACTGTGCGATCATGACAAAGCTGAAACGTCTTAAATTTAGTGTCAAAAATCtgcctaaaaacacaaacagatggtGTTGTATGGTATtgttacagtttctggctgaaaTTTGATAAAAggagtaaatatatatatattctatacagtttttttttataaatcaccaatttttttttctttgaaaatcgcccaaaaaaggaaaaaaaaaaacataaaaaacaacttttttttaaattaaaaaaagtattttttctttaaaatttgcccaaaacttgaaaaaaaacccaaaaaacaaacttttttctatttaaaacccagcaataaaacaaacacaaaatgctgtcatttaaagtcattttaaatgctttccctttttttaaatttaaaaacatttaaaatgtttttaaaaaccaaatgtCTGAGGTGTAGGATCctataaaataattgtttaaaaaataaatttgtgcGTCATTGTCTTATCCCAGAGGAACTGGACAGAAAAGTCTCTCATGTCCAGTTCTTCAGGGGAGATATGTTTATATATTCTCACCTCGTGCTGAACATTGTGTACTTTTAACTGAGACAAAACCCGATGAATGGAGCCGCTGTGGTGCTCAGCCGTGACATTTCTCTCCAAATATTTGCACATCACTCCCTCTGGTGGTGCTCTCTCTCCCACAGAGACCGGGGTCAGGGCTCTTCATAATGTCATTAATTTAATTCAagctttatttaaccaggttggtcccatCGAGATTAAGATtgtctttttcaagggagaccaAGACAGACAGCAGTGAGAACACAAGCTGCAGAccgagacacagagggacaaaaaacaaatcacaagcactaaaaattgcatttaaagaGAATGATCTATGTTTTCACAGtaagaattattagaatttataAGCACCTTTTCTAGGcaatttcccttgtttttttaaaaaggcatatttaaaattattttatagaattattattatttaaagcacTGTCTCCAactcttgtttgccttttttctctctctatttttcaagttattttcttgtactttttactgattgCTGTCTCAtttctttgggtcatttcttcttttaatgttttttttagatatatttaaaaaaaattataaatgcatatttaaaattatattacacgattattatttaaagcactctctctttcttgctctttttgctcatttctgtctcatttttgggtcattatgtcttttgctgctcatttccttcttccaatgtttctaaaagaaatcaagcaacatttttctggtttcaaagggttaaaccgtCATggtttccaggtcattttcctaatttctttcttttttctaaatgcatatttaaaattattttacaaaaatgttattatttaaaaccctctctccatctcctgtttgccatgtttgttttttcttcatctttttttctatttttcaggttattgtacttttcactaatttcttgctcattttttgggtgttttcttcttttgctgctcctTTCCATCTTCCACCGtttgtaaaagaaatcaagcagattttctctggtttcaaagggttaaactggcATGTTTGCGTTGAAACTGGCATGTTACGGCCCTGCAGCGTGCTGCGCTCATTAATGGTGACATCCTGTGTGATGTAACTCTGTCGCATGCTGCCTTTTGGAAATCCTCACTTTCAAGTGTGGCCAGATTTAAAAGTATTCAGCCGTACGTCACGTGTTTGTGTGACTGTCAGTTACCTCTTCCGACTTTCCATTGCGTTTATCAACGAGTCACAGCAGTGTAGCTCTGCTATTGACTGTCGGTGGATCTGAGCCATATTACATTGATGCAGGGAAAGCTGCCGGCGGCCATAAAGATAAATGCTGCAAAATAACAAGGAGGATGACAGATCTGGCTCTTGTACTCACCACAAAGATGTGGTTTCTACTGTCTGATGTattatttgacatttgaaaatggttaaaatcaTGAGTGGTTTCATATAACGTCACAGAAGCTTGTTATGTGTAATTGCGTTTGTCGCTCTATTGGAGTTCCATGTATTTCTCAATAACTCTGAGTTATTACATTGCCCATTGCACTGACATAATAGGGACATCCCGATCAATAACTTGACACTCTGTAGTTATCGTGAGCGCTGTTGACAGCACAATCTTTCTGCTCTGTTCTCATGATGGCAGTCACAAGTGAGGGAGTCATCTGGAGCgatttatatatttctatgtttgcatatatatgtttttttgttgctattttacAGTGAGATGAGTGAGAGAGAcatttgtgaatatttaaaactaaagtAATGCAGGAGGAAAATGGGTGACATCTGACACCCGCCCACCAACATGCCTCCAGTTACACGGGCTCACTTCAGCTGAAGAGCTCACctctgacatttctgtcttcTGCAGCTTTTGATGTTCAACACtaacaaaaaccaaaagcaCTTCTAGTTGAGTAGTGAATGCTGGAAGCCAGTGTTTGTTGGCTTGTACAGTTACTCAGATCCGAGACACTGAAACGTCTATTTTGTGCTCAAGGCTGCTCCAAGTCAAAACATCACAGAGGTACGCTGGAGAGCcaaagtgcagaaaaacaacaacaataactttattacattaatgtttgacagtacatatatatatgttggTTTATTAAACAAAATCCTAAATCATTTATCAGCCACAACAACATCACGTGTAGCAAAATGTGATCATGTAATACGTATTATAGCTGGAACTACTACAGAGGCAGTTATGAgtagtttgcatgttttaatacttttatttgacttgacttatttaacttggcaggaaatgttctgcaaaaaatagtttaaaaaaaatgacatggaaaCAAAAGTAGCGTGGggtaaatattacatattatccaaaaaaactAAGGGATAATGTCCCagtaactatatttataattctcttatttatatattgaaaattgTGTTCcagaaaaaggcagaaaaaatcaacaaaattctTAGCACTTTCCTGAggtcatacattttttaaaactttttttttttttttaatttttgctttttttcaggtaatttcttttgtaACTTTTAGCTATCGTCttacaaatttttgggccaattCCTGTTTAGTTGCTGACTATCCCTGTTCTGTGCATAttccttattttattatttatttatttttaaaaaatgtttttctgttcgTGGACACAGTTTGTCATCATAATAGCCAGTCAACACtcttagctctgtcagcactgtttccATTGCTCAGTGCTGTTTATAGAGTTAGTGCTGTTACCTGCTAGCTGCTGGCTCAGATGCCTCCATGTTTCTGTTCAACTCGTACGCTCTGAGTTTTGCATAGAgcccagttaaccctttgaaacctagagcgACAAAAGGTTTAATTTAGGAAGGTGTGTATAGGTGTGTAGCTGGTAGCAATCCTCACTAAATAGTTGACTATTTCATGGCTCgttatttgacagttttttaaattgtgtcatCGTTGCTGGGCTCCGTTTATTGACTCACACgttaaaaaacagtccaaatcaCAACCCTGCAGTCGCTGATCCTGTTGCTTTCATTTGGCTGATTTATTgtcactttaaaacaaaattaaaaaaacttccTCTGTCTAACGTTCTCCCCACTTTGTTGCTGAAGAGACAAAAGGCTCAGTCCAGTCCCCTCTATCACAGCCAATCATCATCTTATTAATCACATTGATTAGGCGTCACTTTGTGGATCAGAGGAAGACTCGATTGCAGATTTAGCAGCCCATgacaatattaatttaaaataaaaatggctctAACAGTATTGCTGCAAGAGTGATCCCCTGCAAGATAGTGTCTGTGGATTTGATGAAATATTTGGGTATATTTTccatattgtgaaaaaaaagattgtcaAATGTTTATGAGTTATGAGGAACAAGCACATGACAGGAAAGTTAGTATATATAGTTTACACAAATGTACagtgtatactgtatatgtccTCATTCATACTGgtatctttaaccctttgaaacctggatgggcatcagttttcttgtgctgcattcagacacctttaacaagCTTTTAAACCTCTGACACATGAgaagattggtttgatttctaatgaaaacaagggaaaaggcaatcaggaatttggcaagaaaatgtccagcaaaatgcaagaaattcgtaaaaaggtgaaaaatgaggaggggggagagaaaattctttgaattattttgaaacTAGGGGAAAATATATCGTTATAATTAGCATTATtgtgcatttaaaattaaaaagaatatataaaaaagatgtttttttgtatttttatttttattcttttttcccctcactatTTCCCATGCCATTTCCGTCTGtatatctgtttatttaatgctattttttttaaggagttttcttgaaacttttttacaaatttctcactcattttttggacatttctccctaagttgttttttagctttcaaaggattaaatacagtatgtgcagaGCAGAACACAGTAGAGTTTAATACACTTCACAGAAGCTTTGTGCAACAACCGGCCGCTCTATCATTGGATGGCACAGGAGTATTtattgattgtgtgtgtgtgtgtgtgtgtgtgtgtgtgtgtgtgtgtgtgtgtgtgtgtgtgtgtgtgtgtgtgtgtggttggcaCATGTGCTTCGGAGTTTAATTAGACGGAACATCACTGAGAGAGTCATTGTGTTTCGGTGAACACTGCCTGTGTCATTCGGTGGCTTCTTTGAGGACGTAAGTACAGACGCTGGCTGCATGGTAAATTATATCTGAATTAACTTCTCTGTAGCTCCTGTCTGAACTAGAATAAACTTGCATTAAACGCTTTGAGCTTGTTTTGGAATTGAGCTTTTCATAGAATTGCTTGTAACTTGGCtgcattttgcatcattttacattttcctttacATTGCATGTGATAATGCATTAATTATgtttcataaaatgtgttttttttaaaataatgctttAATACAGATTAGAAATCATGTGCATACACCTGATAATCAATCATATACTTCTGTAAACCAGTGCAGTTTTCTGAGCAGtaaccagaagaaaatgttgtcattgtacatttctgcaaaccgcaGATATGTTgcttttgtacatttcatatgtatgaTACATGTTACAGTTTAGCATTTGTAAAGTGGTGTagtttatgagctgactttgtcaatgggaggtggaggggatgatgGGTGGACTACAACACCTGCCTGGCTCCCGACCTCGGTTTGAGACCAATAAACAAAACTGGTTGCTTTTTAGTGAGTCATCACTATCTTCCAATTGTTTTTTAGCTGCTAAACGTCAGTGTTTTTTCTGGCAAGCTGTTATTGCATTTCCATGGAGATAGTGCCTCAAAAcgtgcttttttcccctttaccgagacattgctgcatttcctgagGGTAGTGCATCAAAAAAGtacttgttatttatttacactgtgATTCCTGTGAGTAtgtgccaaaaaagtgttttttatttatttatttttttacccagaaatagttgcatttcctgctgggGTAGCgccaacaaaagcaggtattttaagccaaaacataatcttttcctaaccatgactaagtggttttgtgcctaaacccaaccagcAATAACCACAGCTTTGTTAAGATGTAAAGTTTCAATgcatctgctacataataacatgcaaatctCAATGtatccttggtttgcagaaatgtacaattctaaaaaagatttttctggtgattggttATAAAGAAGTAACTATCCATAATATATAATGTGATCACCATGTttttcctatttaaaaaaaatccatgtttctGTTACAGTCAATGGAAAAATAATGTCCACAGCAGACTAAATGATGTAACATTTCCCCAGGGATCAATACTGTGCTGGTTGATGGAGAAATATTTCAGACCTTTACATCCCCATCAGGACACCAGAGGCGTCAAAGGTCATAAGTCTGAAATGTGTGACCGTCAAGAAAAAGACCACAAGCATGGAAAGAACTCTAAATCTCAACAAATGAAGCACCATCACCAAAATCAAGGTCATCGTCATCGGCAAAAGTTACATCAGTCAGATGACAACGATAGCCATGAGTAAGTTTGGAAatcttttcattgtttattaCCTGTCCTCAtaggaaaaatgtttaattttaaagtaGATAGATATTTAAAACCTCTGTTATTTTTTAGTAGCAATtgtcaaaattattttgtaattacaTTGTATTGCATTGTATTGGTATCTAGTGTGTattaaaaccctttgaaactagagcaaaatgtgtttctctcaaaacatgagaagaaggcaatgagcaatgaaaaataattaataaaagaatagcaagaaattagtaaaaaaaaaaaaaaaaaaagtcaaacaaattgcctaagtaaaagtaaatgacctgaaaaataaaaatataataattttgtatactgagaaatgaccaaaaattgaataaaaaagcttttgaaaataagaataataattcGGTAAAACAATTTTTACATATAATTCTGATACTTaaaaattttgttgttttttttcccacttttttatttttattttttaaaaataattttctaaatctacttatcttatgcaatttgcagaacatttcttgccaaaatgcTCATAGCCTTTTATCCCATGttctcaaaagaaaacaaaccaatttgctcatggttcaaaagtttaaatacttgtgaagatgtcagaacgcagcacaagaaaagtgatgctcaTCCAGGTTTCTAAGTGTTAAGatctatgttttctttttataatagCACCCATTCAACAGCAGACGACAGCATTTTCATTGATCATCCCCCcgaccatcatcatcatcatcatcatcatcatcatcactgtgatGAAGACAAGACTCGTCATCCTCACTCCCATCACTTCCATCACAAGCAAAACCATCGCCATGTTTCTCTTTCAGAAACTACTTTGAGTTCCTCAGCTGgttcctcttcatcctcctcctcttcttcctcttcttcatcctcatcAGCATCCTCCTCCCGTTCCTCTTCTTCTacctcctcttcttcattttcttcctcttcctcaccatcttcctcttcctctagCCTGTCCTCCGACTCCAGCAGTGAGAGTTCGGATAAATATCCCCTGAAGAAGGCCCAGCATTCACGGTCCTGTACCGACATTTCCGGAAAACGCAAGCACTCTGAAGACACAGACGACACGGTCCCTTTGATAGATAAAAGTGGTTGTCCAAACAGGCTCTCAGCCAAACAGGAGAAAGGCAAGTCCTCTCATTGTGGACCCATGAAGACCACAAAGAGGACTTCAAGGGGCTCAAGGAATGATGGAAGTGTCCGTAAAGCCAAATCAATGGAAGCTCTCACCAGACCCAAAGAAGGAGAATGGCACGGCGATGAAATTGAactagagaagaaaaaaagtgaagccAGGAAGAATTTGAtgaaggagaaaatgaaattttctGCCTTCCTTAATGAGATCACCCGCCAGGTGCTCAGTCCGATGAGACTCACCACTCTCGGTGTAACAAATGCTCAAAGACCCTGCAGTCCAGGGCAGGCCTCTGTCAGATCCAGCAAAGGAGACAATGAGAAACAAAGTCAGCAGAGGAGTCAGCATGATACTGCTGAATCCGTTGCCTCCAGCAAGTACTCCCAATCCAGCAAGAACTCTTCTCAGCTTTCTAAATCTTTCCACCATCGCCAACGTCATCGTTCTACAGGCTCGCCCCATCGCATGAGTCACAGGCCCAGAAGCTGCTCCGATGTCCGCTGTTTGAAAAGGAGTCACTCGTGGTCTCAGAGTTCTCAGCGTCGCCCCCATTCGCCATCCTTTGAGCACCCAGACCATCACACTTTTggtcatcatcaccaccatggCACCAGttaccaccaccatcatcacagAGACCACCACAACGAAAGTCATCACCACCACAGTCCTGCCTATCACCATGACGATCACCCTTCTTATCACCACAACACTCCTCATCACCACAGAGACCATGACAACCAATCCTATCACCATCACTACGGAGACCATCACCATAGAGACCACTACACTCCAGATCACCACCCTTCAGATCAatactatcatcatcatcatcatcatcgcaGCCATCATAGCCCATCTCCTCGCCACCACCATGGAGActaccatcaccatcaccatgaAGACCACCACATCACGACTCATCATCCTAAAGATCATCACGCCCCAACACATCACCACGGAGACCATCACAGTTCAGGTCACCACCGCCATGGTGACCACCCGACCATTCAACGCCCAACCACACCACGTCGTCATGGATGCCAGAGCCTGACCAGTGACAATTCGGATCACCACAGCCCAACAGTTCATCGTCATCATGGCGACCACCACAATGaacgtcatcatcatcatcatcatcaaagaGAACACCACCATAGTCCAGGCCGTCACCATGGAGACCGCCATCATAGTCCAGGCCGCCACCATGGAGACCGCCATCATAGTCCAGGCAGTCATCATGGAGACCACCACCATAGTCCAGGCCGTCACCATGGAGACCGCCATCATAGTTCAGGCAGTCATCATGGAGACCACCACCATAGTCCAGGCCGTCACCATGGAGACCGCCATCATAGTCCAGGCAGTCATCATGGAGACCACCACCATAATATAGGCAGTCATCATGGAGACCACCATAGTCCAGGCCATCATCATGGAGACCACCACCATAGTATAGGCAGTCATCATGGAGACCACCATAATCCAGGCCATCATCATGGAGACCACCACCATAGTATAGGCAGTCATCATGGAGACCACCATAATCCAGGTCATCATCATGGAGACCACCACCATAGTATAGGCAGTCATCATAGAGCCCACCATAGTCCAGGCCATCATCATGGAGACCACCATAGTCCAGGCCATCAGCATCAACATGGAGACCATCAACATCAACTTGGAGATCACCATGGGGACCACCATAGTCAAGGCCATCAACATCACCATGGAGACCATCACCACAGCTCAGGCCATCAGCATGGGGAAAACCATAGTCCAGGCCATCAGCATCATCATGGAGACCACCATGGAGACCACCATAGTCCAGGCCATCATCATGGAGACCACCATAGTCCAggccatcaccatcatcatggAGACCATCAACATCCGCATGGAGACAACCATGGAGACCACCATAGTCCAGGCCATCATCATGGAGACCACCATAGTCCAGGCCATCATCATGGAGACCACCATAGTCCAGGCCATCAGCACCATCATGGAgatcatcaacatcaacatggAGATCACCATGGGGACCACGATAGTCCAGGCCATCACCATGGAGACCACCATAGTTCTGGCCATCAACATCAACATGGCGACCATCATAGTCCAGGCCATCTGCATCAACATGAGATCACCATGGTCCAGGCCATGACCATCATCATGAAGACCACCATAGTTCAGGCCATGGGCATCAACAAGGAGACCACCATAGTCCAGACCATCAGCATCAACATGGAGACCACCATGGAGACCACCACAGTCCAGGCCATCAACATCATCATGGAGACCACCATGGTCCAGGCCATCAACATCAACATGGAGAACATGAAGACCACCATAGTTCAGGCCATGAGCATCATCGTGAAGATCACCATAGTCCGGgccatcagcatcatcatcaaaGTCTGGGTCACCAACATGGAGACCACCATAGTCCAGGCCACCATAGTCCAAGCCATCAGTATCAACATGGAGACCACCATGGAGACCACCATGGAGATCACCATAGTCTAGGGCACCATAGTCCTAGCCATCATAGTCCAGGCCATCAGAATCAACATGGAGACCACCATGGAGACCATCATAGTCCAGGCCACCATAGTCCAATCCACCAGCATCAACATGGAGAACACCATGGAGACCATCA
This genomic window from Plectropomus leopardus isolate mb chromosome 13, YSFRI_Pleo_2.0, whole genome shotgun sequence contains:
- the LOC121952714 gene encoding LOW QUALITY PROTEIN: zinc finger protein-like 1 (The sequence of the model RefSeq protein was modified relative to this genomic sequence to represent the inferred CDS: deleted 2 bases in 2 codons), encoding MGLCKCPKRKVTNLFCFEHRVNVCEHCLVSNHNKCIVQSYLQWLQDSDYNPNCTLCNTPLNAQDTVRLVCYDVFHWSCLNNLASRLPLHTAPAGYQCPTCQGPVFPPSNLASPIADVLKEQLSSVNWARAGLGLPLIEEPIGVLEETSANDVTDYTDWSTFDGHTHKKSNIYPGHSYSTSLSAAPNSVSPPAQDDLGGPRKNGDPNMQEHAVVNFNNTTACDTITLHAASSPRKIYDTRDVGHSSVTQIDFDDDKYRRRPTLSWFAQIIKNRTGGKRTSLSWKQRVFMLLLVGVLGFFTLIIIMAKLGRASAGSDPNLDPLLNPNIRVGKN